One region of Streptomyces leeuwenhoekii genomic DNA includes:
- a CDS encoding sensor histidine kinase yields the protein MVSADTPAGRRELPVASLLLLPAILMAAVTGAAVALATEPARLAVAGCGAVATLLVAATATEAVRRGRVVRALRAEHARETTRLERLIADQDEEVARLGGEILPTALRHMRRGNTPRETMLRLEDLDPSYGRISEPQQRLLRIMLEIIDREDTLRDSTERSFVNIARRVQAIVHQQANELREMEEDHGRNPEVFDDLLRIDHGNALIGRLADSISVLGGGRPGRQWPEPVALYSVLRGAMSRILEYRRIHLASIAKVNVKGTAVEPVIHAAAELLDNATRYSPPNTKVHVTATEVQTGVAIEIEDAGVSLSEDARARIEGMLERAKAGVDLQDLGESPRLGLAVVGRLCTAFNMQVSLRASAYGGVRAILVVPSRMLTEEPGVGLAHGIGATSVPKREPDALEGPKRPPKKRRPTSPRIPATISLEDDVPVVTEWTAGGLPQRRSRVKTPLSRRIAEQAAAEREEAERAAAGRARNAAWSRAAPEPVQEVEEPPPGLWVEAFWEGLKGDPDPHAFTQPPNEPAHAPADDEGDLK from the coding sequence ATGGTGAGTGCTGATACCCCTGCCGGCCGCCGCGAACTTCCCGTCGCGTCCCTGCTGTTGCTGCCGGCGATACTGATGGCCGCGGTGACCGGGGCCGCCGTCGCCCTGGCGACGGAACCGGCCCGGCTCGCCGTCGCCGGGTGCGGTGCCGTCGCCACGCTCCTCGTGGCCGCGACGGCCACCGAGGCGGTACGCCGTGGCCGCGTCGTCCGTGCCCTGCGCGCGGAGCACGCCCGGGAGACCACCCGCCTGGAGCGGCTGATCGCCGACCAGGACGAGGAGGTCGCCCGGCTCGGCGGCGAGATCCTGCCCACCGCGCTGCGCCACATGCGCCGGGGGAACACCCCCCGCGAGACGATGCTGCGCCTCGAGGACCTCGATCCCTCCTACGGGAGGATCAGCGAGCCGCAGCAGCGCCTGCTGCGGATCATGCTGGAGATCATCGACCGCGAGGACACCCTGCGCGACTCCACCGAGCGCTCCTTCGTCAACATCGCCCGGCGGGTCCAGGCGATCGTCCACCAGCAGGCCAACGAACTCCGCGAGATGGAGGAGGACCACGGCCGCAACCCCGAGGTCTTCGACGACCTGCTGCGCATCGACCACGGCAACGCGCTGATCGGCCGCCTGGCCGACTCCATCTCCGTGCTCGGTGGCGGCCGGCCGGGCCGCCAGTGGCCCGAGCCGGTCGCGCTGTACAGCGTGCTGCGCGGCGCCATGTCCCGGATCCTGGAGTACCGCCGCATCCACCTGGCCTCCATCGCCAAGGTCAACGTCAAGGGCACCGCCGTCGAGCCGGTCATCCACGCCGCCGCCGAACTCCTCGACAACGCCACCCGCTACTCCCCGCCGAACACCAAGGTGCACGTCACCGCCACCGAGGTGCAGACCGGCGTGGCCATCGAGATCGAGGACGCCGGCGTCAGCCTGAGCGAGGACGCCCGCGCCCGGATCGAGGGCATGCTGGAGCGTGCCAAGGCCGGTGTCGACCTCCAGGACCTCGGGGAGAGCCCGCGCCTGGGCCTGGCCGTCGTCGGCCGGCTGTGCACGGCGTTCAACATGCAGGTCTCGCTGCGCGCCTCCGCGTACGGCGGCGTCCGCGCCATCCTCGTCGTACCGAGCCGGATGCTCACCGAAGAGCCCGGCGTCGGACTCGCCCACGGCATCGGTGCCACCTCGGTGCCCAAGCGGGAGCCCGACGCGCTGGAGGGCCCCAAGCGCCCGCCCAAGAAGCGCCGCCCCACCAGCCCCCGCATCCCGGCGACGATCTCCCTGGAGGACGACGTCCCCGTCGTCACCGAGTGGACCGCGGGCGGCCTGCCGCAGCGCCGCAGCCGGGTCAAGACCCCGCTCAGCCGGCGGATCGCCGAACAGGCCGCCGCCGAGCGGGAGGAGGCGGAGCGCGCGGCCGCCGGCCGGGCCCGGAACGCCGCCTGGTCCCGGGCGGCACCCGAGCCGGTCCAGGAGGTGGAGGAGCCCCCGCCGGGGCTGTGGGTCGAAGCCTTCTGGGAGGGCCTGAAAGGCGATCCGGACCCGCACGCATTCACCCAGCCGCCCAATGAGCCGGCCCACGCTCCGGCCGATGACGAGGGAGACCTGAAGTGA
- a CDS encoding helix-turn-helix transcriptional regulator, producing the protein MAGKPVRPVNAIDQTRRMLSLVTYLKERPGARIADVARAFGISEEELVSDLDVLPMCGTSFRGGDLLDIDTDGERIWWHNPAALGAEAAEPLRLAADEATALLVAARAVATLPGLRESDRQALLRATAKVEAAAGEAAGASSRLSVTFESEGGVFADVDRAISERRRLWIRYYSPARDELTEREIDPIRLVSVGHTYVEAWCRRSEARRTFRLDRVAEIRILDAPSAPPETELRDLSEGLVQPAAEDPEVVVEVGPGGRWVAEYYPHDSAEELPDGGLRITLRTPDPASLRRLALRLGRDGRIVSPRELADSARRAAREALAAYDGIEAAEAAGAAPTDGPGAGPEDRPACSVPGGGHHDGRE; encoded by the coding sequence ATGGCAGGAAAACCGGTCCGGCCCGTGAACGCCATCGACCAGACCCGGCGGATGCTGTCGCTGGTGACCTATCTCAAGGAGCGCCCCGGCGCCCGGATCGCGGACGTCGCGCGCGCCTTCGGCATCTCCGAGGAGGAGCTGGTCTCCGACCTCGACGTGCTGCCCATGTGCGGCACCAGCTTCCGCGGCGGCGACCTGCTCGACATCGACACCGACGGCGAGCGCATCTGGTGGCACAACCCCGCCGCCCTCGGCGCGGAGGCGGCCGAGCCCCTGCGGCTCGCCGCCGACGAGGCCACCGCGCTGCTGGTCGCCGCGCGTGCCGTGGCCACGCTGCCCGGCCTGCGCGAGAGCGACCGGCAGGCGCTGCTGCGGGCCACGGCCAAGGTGGAGGCCGCCGCCGGGGAGGCGGCCGGGGCCAGTTCCCGGCTGTCGGTGACCTTCGAGTCGGAGGGCGGCGTCTTCGCCGACGTCGACCGGGCGATCTCCGAGCGGCGCCGGCTGTGGATCCGCTACTACTCGCCGGCCCGCGACGAGCTCACCGAACGCGAGATCGACCCGATCCGCCTGGTCAGCGTCGGCCACACCTATGTCGAGGCATGGTGCCGGCGCTCCGAGGCGCGGCGGACCTTCCGGCTCGACCGGGTCGCCGAGATCAGGATCCTCGACGCGCCGTCCGCGCCGCCGGAGACCGAGCTGCGGGACCTGTCGGAGGGGCTGGTGCAGCCCGCCGCCGAGGACCCGGAGGTGGTGGTCGAGGTCGGCCCGGGCGGGCGCTGGGTCGCCGAGTACTACCCGCACGACAGCGCGGAGGAGCTCCCGGACGGCGGTCTGCGCATCACCCTGCGCACTCCCGACCCGGCGTCGCTGCGCCGCCTGGCCCTGCGGCTGGGGCGCGACGGCCGGATCGTCTCACCGCGCGAGCTCGCGGACAGCGCCCGCCGGGCGGCCCGCGAGGCACTGGCGGCGTACGACGGCATCGAGGCGGCGGAGGCGGCCGGGGCCGCACCGACGGACGGGCCCGGCGCGGGTCCCGAGGACCGGCCGGCCTGCTCCGTGCCGGGCGGCGGACACCACGACGGGCGGGAGTGA
- the tatC gene encoding twin-arginine translocase subunit TatC produces MPLVEHLRELRNRLAKGMLAITVVTVVAVFYSQQLMTFLADPVPRCTEGLGESTGGACAVIAYTDLLSPFTTTVKVCLMAGIVLASPVWLYQLWAFVAPGLHKHERKYTYWFVAAAVPLFLGGAWLAYTIMPISMRVLLGITPDGSANILPMDKILDFVVRMILIFGGAFELPLLLVMLNFAGAVTGRRMIGWWRGVVMGVFVFGAVATPTTDPIGMIALAGPIVVLYFIAVGVALLNDRRRRRADPDAELDDDEASHLDLTPEPIDGIEPVSASPALPQQASGAVDGTPSSRYGGYDDVT; encoded by the coding sequence ATGCCCCTGGTGGAGCATCTGCGTGAGCTGCGCAACCGGCTCGCGAAAGGCATGCTGGCGATCACGGTCGTCACCGTGGTGGCCGTCTTCTACAGCCAGCAGCTGATGACCTTCCTCGCGGATCCCGTCCCGCGGTGTACCGAGGGCCTGGGCGAGTCCACCGGTGGCGCCTGCGCCGTCATCGCCTACACCGACCTGCTGTCCCCCTTCACCACCACGGTGAAGGTGTGCCTCATGGCGGGCATCGTCCTCGCCAGCCCCGTCTGGCTCTACCAGCTCTGGGCGTTCGTGGCGCCGGGCCTGCACAAGCACGAACGGAAGTACACGTACTGGTTCGTGGCGGCGGCCGTACCCCTCTTCCTCGGCGGTGCCTGGCTCGCGTACACGATCATGCCCATCAGCATGCGCGTGCTGCTGGGCATCACGCCCGACGGTTCGGCGAACATCCTGCCGATGGACAAGATCCTGGACTTCGTCGTCCGGATGATCCTCATCTTCGGCGGCGCCTTCGAGCTGCCCCTGCTGCTGGTCATGCTCAACTTCGCCGGTGCCGTCACCGGACGCCGGATGATCGGCTGGTGGCGCGGTGTCGTCATGGGCGTCTTCGTCTTCGGTGCGGTGGCGACGCCCACCACGGACCCCATCGGGATGATCGCCCTCGCCGGGCCGATCGTCGTGCTGTACTTCATCGCCGTCGGTGTCGCCCTGCTCAACGACCGGCGCCGGCGCCGCGCCGACCCCGACGCCGAACTGGACGACGACGAGGCGTCGCATCTCGATCTCACCCCCGAGCCCATCGACGGCATCGAACCCGTCTCGGCGTCGCCGGCCCTCCCGCAGCAGGCGAGCGGTGCCGTCGACGGCACCCCGTCGAGCCGGTACGGCGGCTACGACGACGTGACCTGA
- a CDS encoding FKBP-type peptidyl-prolyl cis-trans isomerase has product MSIDKPEIDFPGGEPPADLEIKDIWEGDGAVAQAGQTVTVHYVGVAFSTGEEFDASWNRGAPFRFPLGAGRVIQGWDLGVQGMKVGGRRQLTIPAHLAYGDQSPTPAIKPGETLIFVVDLLGV; this is encoded by the coding sequence GTGAGCATCGACAAGCCCGAGATCGACTTCCCCGGCGGCGAGCCCCCGGCGGATCTCGAGATCAAGGACATCTGGGAGGGCGACGGCGCGGTGGCGCAGGCGGGCCAGACCGTCACCGTCCACTACGTGGGTGTCGCCTTCAGCACGGGCGAGGAGTTCGACGCGAGCTGGAACCGGGGCGCCCCCTTCCGCTTCCCGCTCGGCGCCGGCCGCGTCATCCAGGGCTGGGACCTCGGTGTGCAGGGCATGAAGGTCGGCGGCCGCCGCCAGCTCACCATCCCGGCGCACCTCGCCTACGGCGACCAGAGCCCGACTCCCGCGATCAAGCCCGGCGAGACGCTGATCTTCGTCGTCGACCTGCTCGGGGTCTGA
- a CDS encoding helix-turn-helix transcriptional regulator, with the protein MAIAKAERLMNLALCLLGTRRPLSKRELRESIEAYVEAFGPGQGAAGSDDSFNRMFERDKDDLRELGLVIETVESIDGEVGYLARRDSNRLPPITLDAEEAAALGLAAKVWQQARLAGAASGALQKLRAAGLPEDVDPYGAHSALEPRIPVHEAAFEPLMLACRDRRPVVFDYRKSNAAHPEQRHVEPWALECWRGHWYLAGFDRERGAERVFRLSRITGKVRSRGGKYTAPVPDVVTVRETVASWAGETADRSARIRLRSGAGYPLRAKATAIRERGDGWDELEIPYGHGLDAWLVEFGPDVVVLDPAELRADVMDRLRAVAKG; encoded by the coding sequence ATGGCGATTGCCAAGGCCGAGCGGCTGATGAACCTGGCGCTGTGTCTGCTCGGGACGCGGCGGCCGCTCAGCAAGCGCGAGCTGCGTGAGTCCATCGAGGCGTACGTCGAGGCATTCGGGCCGGGACAGGGAGCCGCGGGCTCGGACGACTCCTTCAACCGCATGTTCGAGCGGGACAAGGACGATCTGCGCGAGCTCGGACTGGTCATCGAGACCGTCGAAAGCATCGACGGCGAGGTCGGTTACCTGGCCCGCCGGGACAGCAACCGCCTCCCGCCCATCACCCTGGACGCCGAGGAGGCGGCCGCGCTGGGGCTCGCCGCCAAGGTGTGGCAGCAGGCCCGGCTCGCGGGCGCGGCCAGCGGGGCGCTGCAGAAGCTGCGCGCGGCCGGGCTGCCGGAGGACGTCGACCCGTACGGGGCGCACAGCGCCCTGGAGCCCCGCATTCCCGTGCACGAGGCCGCCTTCGAGCCGCTGATGCTGGCCTGCCGGGACCGCCGGCCGGTCGTCTTCGACTACCGCAAGTCCAACGCCGCCCACCCCGAGCAGCGGCATGTCGAGCCGTGGGCGCTGGAGTGCTGGCGGGGTCACTGGTACCTGGCCGGCTTCGACCGGGAGCGCGGCGCCGAGCGGGTCTTCCGGCTCTCCCGGATCACCGGCAAGGTGCGTTCGCGCGGCGGCAAGTACACCGCCCCGGTGCCCGACGTGGTCACCGTCCGCGAGACCGTCGCGAGCTGGGCCGGGGAGACCGCCGACCGCTCCGCGCGGATCCGGCTGCGCTCGGGCGCCGGCTACCCGCTGCGGGCGAAGGCGACCGCGATACGGGAGCGCGGCGACGGCTGGGACGAGCTGGAGATCCCGTACGGGCACGGGCTGGACGCCTGGCTGGTGGAGTTCGGCCCGGACGTGGTGGTCCTGGACCCCGCCGAGCTGCGGGCCGACGTGATGGACCGGCTGCGTGCCGTGGCCAAGGGCTGA
- the pafA gene encoding Pup--protein ligase, whose translation MDRRIFGLENEYGVTCTFRGQRRLSPDEVARYLFRRVVSWGRSSNVFLRNGARLYLDVGSHPEYATPECDNVIELVTHDKAGERILEGLLVDAERRLHEEGIAGDVYLFKNNTDSAGNSYGCHENYLVARHGEFSRLADILIPFLVTRQLLCGAGKVLQTPRGAVYCVSQRAEHIWEGVSSATTRSRPIINTRDEPHADAERYRRLHVIVGDSNMSETTMLLKVGATDLVLRMIEAGTVMRDLTLENPIRAIREVSHDITGRRKVRLASGREASALEVQREYYEKAVDFCERRGIRTGTVERVLELWGRTLDAIETEDLDRIDTEIDWVMKYKLLERYRAKHNMTMSHPRVAQIDLAYHDIHRRRGLYYLLEKKGQAARVCNDLKIFEGKSVPPQTTRARLRGDFIRRAQEQRRDFTVDWVHLKLNDQAQRTVLCKDPFRSVDDRVEKLIAGM comes from the coding sequence ATGGACCGCCGCATTTTCGGGCTGGAGAACGAGTACGGCGTCACGTGCACGTTCAGGGGACAGCGCCGCCTGTCGCCTGACGAGGTGGCGCGGTACCTCTTCCGCCGTGTCGTGTCATGGGGCCGCAGCAGCAATGTCTTTCTGCGCAACGGCGCCCGCCTCTATCTCGACGTGGGGTCACATCCGGAATACGCCACACCCGAATGTGACAACGTGATCGAACTCGTCACCCACGACAAGGCGGGCGAGCGCATTCTGGAAGGACTCCTGGTGGACGCGGAACGACGCCTGCACGAGGAGGGAATCGCGGGCGACGTCTACCTCTTCAAGAACAACACCGATTCGGCGGGCAACTCCTACGGCTGCCACGAGAACTATCTGGTGGCCCGGCACGGGGAGTTCTCGCGGCTCGCGGACATCCTCATTCCGTTCCTGGTGACGAGGCAGCTCCTGTGCGGTGCCGGCAAGGTGCTGCAGACGCCGCGCGGCGCCGTGTACTGCGTCAGCCAGCGCGCCGAGCACATCTGGGAGGGCGTCTCCTCGGCGACGACCCGCTCCCGGCCGATCATCAACACACGCGACGAGCCGCACGCGGACGCCGAGCGATACCGCCGGCTGCACGTCATCGTGGGCGACTCGAACATGTCCGAGACGACCATGCTGCTGAAGGTCGGCGCCACCGACCTGGTGCTGCGCATGATCGAGGCCGGCACGGTGATGCGGGACCTCACCCTGGAGAACCCCATCCGGGCGATCCGCGAGGTCAGCCACGACATCACCGGGCGGCGGAAGGTACGCCTGGCCAGCGGCCGGGAAGCCTCCGCGCTGGAGGTGCAGCGGGAGTACTACGAGAAGGCCGTGGACTTCTGCGAGCGGCGCGGCATCCGCACCGGCACCGTCGAGCGGGTGCTGGAGCTGTGGGGCCGCACCCTGGACGCGATCGAGACCGAGGACCTCGACCGCATCGACACCGAGATCGACTGGGTCATGAAGTACAAGCTCCTCGAGCGGTACCGGGCCAAGCACAACATGACCATGTCGCATCCGCGGGTCGCCCAGATAGACCTCGCCTACCACGACATCCACCGCCGTCGCGGCCTGTACTACCTGCTGGAGAAGAAGGGCCAGGCCGCCCGGGTCTGCAACGACTTGAAGATCTTCGAGGGGAAGTCCGTCCCGCCGCAGACCACGCGCGCCCGGCTGCGCGGCGACTTCATCCGGCGGGCCCAGGAACAGCGCCGGGACTTCACCGTGGACTGGGTCCACCTCAAGCTCAACGACCAGGCCCAGCGCACGGTGCTGTGCAAGGACCCGTTCCGCTCCGTGGACGACCGGGTGGAGAAGCTGATCGCGGGTATGTAG
- the tatA gene encoding Sec-independent protein translocase subunit TatA, whose product MGRLGPTEIILILVVIILLFGAKKLPDMARSLGKSARILKSEAKAMKEEDKSSAPAGPPHGDEQPAQRTIQAAPGDVTSSRPVTEPTDTTKR is encoded by the coding sequence ATGGGAAGGCTCGGACCTACCGAGATCATTCTGATCCTCGTCGTCATCATCCTGCTCTTCGGCGCGAAGAAGCTCCCGGACATGGCACGGTCGCTCGGCAAGTCCGCGCGCATCCTCAAGAGCGAGGCCAAGGCGATGAAGGAGGAGGACAAGTCCTCCGCCCCGGCGGGCCCGCCCCACGGCGACGAGCAGCCCGCGCAGCGCACCATCCAGGCCGCCCCCGGCGACGTGACCAGCTCCCGCCCGGTCACCGAGCCGACGGACACCACCAAGCGCTGA
- a CDS encoding FKBP-type peptidyl-prolyl cis-trans isomerase produces the protein MRRRSLLIAVPAGLVTLAACGDDKSDTSESGESATPSASATSAAPPPKIVDGPLPAITAGAKFGQKPTVAKGGGEPSKQLAVKTVVAGGGKTVAEKDYVVVNYLGQIWDTGKVFTTSYESGTPEAVQLAQGAIFDGWRYALTGKKTGSRVLFSVPPTWGYGTQGNEQAGIKGDDTLVFVVDVQDTFNAKSSAKGTQVAQDAMDLPKVGTNTDGKAPSIDIPKADAPKKLVANYVIEGGGATVAADDSVLVQYKGVQWGNGKEFDSTYGRGQLTSFSLEQVVKGWSQGLTGKKVGSRVLIVIPPELGYGDNPPQGSGIEKGATLVFTVDILAKM, from the coding sequence GTGCGCCGACGCTCACTTCTCATCGCCGTACCCGCTGGACTGGTCACGCTCGCCGCCTGCGGCGACGACAAGTCCGACACGAGTGAGTCCGGTGAGAGCGCGACACCCTCCGCGTCGGCCACCTCCGCGGCGCCGCCGCCCAAGATCGTCGACGGTCCGCTGCCGGCGATCACCGCGGGCGCGAAGTTCGGCCAGAAGCCGACCGTCGCCAAGGGCGGCGGCGAGCCGTCGAAGCAGCTCGCGGTGAAGACGGTGGTCGCCGGCGGCGGCAAGACCGTCGCGGAGAAGGACTACGTCGTGGTGAACTACCTGGGGCAGATCTGGGACACCGGGAAGGTCTTCACCACCTCCTACGAGAGCGGGACCCCGGAGGCCGTCCAGCTCGCCCAGGGCGCCATCTTCGACGGCTGGCGGTACGCGCTCACCGGGAAGAAGACCGGCAGCCGGGTCCTGTTCTCGGTGCCGCCCACCTGGGGGTACGGCACCCAGGGCAACGAGCAGGCGGGCATCAAGGGCGACGACACGCTGGTGTTCGTGGTCGACGTGCAGGACACGTTCAACGCCAAGAGCTCCGCCAAGGGCACGCAGGTCGCCCAGGACGCCATGGACCTGCCCAAGGTCGGCACCAACACCGACGGCAAGGCGCCCTCCATCGACATTCCCAAGGCGGACGCCCCCAAGAAGCTCGTGGCGAACTACGTCATCGAGGGTGGCGGCGCGACGGTCGCCGCGGACGACAGCGTGCTCGTGCAGTACAAGGGCGTGCAGTGGGGCAACGGCAAGGAGTTCGACTCCACGTACGGCCGGGGCCAGCTCACCTCGTTCTCGCTGGAGCAGGTCGTCAAGGGCTGGTCGCAGGGTCTGACCGGCAAGAAGGTCGGCAGCCGTGTCCTCATCGTGATCCCGCCGGAGCTGGGCTACGGTGACAACCCGCCGCAGGGCAGTGGCATCGAGAAGGGCGCCACGCTGGTCTTCACCGTCGACATCCTGGCGAAGATGTGA
- a CDS encoding DEAD/DEAH box helicase: MIVSLSVGPGTLESTMTEDLSPAERYAAARRRAAEQATALASFREMYDFGLDPFQIEACRALEAGKGVLVAAPTGSGKTIVGEFAVHLALQQGKKCFYTTPIKALSNQKYADLCRRYGSGKVGLLTGDNSVNSDAPVIVMTTEVLRNMLYAGSQTLLGLGYVVMDEVHYLSDRFRGAVWEEVIIHLPESVTLVSLSATVSNAEEFGDWLDTVRGDTQVIVSEHRPVPLFQHVLAGRRMYDLFEEGEGHKKAVNPDLMRMARMEASRPSYPDRRRGRSMREADRERERRQRSRVWTPSRPEVIERLDAEGLLPAITFIFSRAACQAAVEQCLYAGLRLNDQEEREQVRALVEERTSSIPAEDLHVLGYYEWLEGLERGIAAHHAGMLPTFKEVVEELFVRGLVKAVFATETLALGINMPARSVVLEKLVKWNGEQHADITPGEFTQLTGRAGRRGIDVEGHAVVLWQRGMNPEHLAGLAGTRTYPLRSSFKPSYNMAVNLVEQFGRHRSRELLETSFAQFQADKSVVGISRQVQRNEEGLEGYKASMTCHLGDFEEYARLRRELKDRETELARQGAAQRRAEAAVALEKLKPGDVIHVPTGKYAGLALVLDPGLPPGRSNGHRGFDYQDGPRPLVLTAERQVKRLAAIDFPVPVEALERMRIPKSFNPRSPQSRRDLASALRTKAGHIPPDRHRKRRSQAADDREIARLRKAIRAHPCHGCSDREDHARWAERYHRLLRDTSQLERRIEGRTNTIARTFDRIVALLTELDYLRGDEVTEHGKRLARLYGELDLLASECVREGVWEGLAPAELAACVSALVFEARVADDAMAPKLPSGKAKAALGEMVRIWGRLDALEEDFRISQTEGVGQREPDLGFAWAAYMWASGKGLDEVLREAEMPAGDFVRWCKQVIDVLGQIAAAAPAEGSTVPKNARKAVDGLLRGVVAYSSVG; this comes from the coding sequence ATGATCGTCTCCTTGTCGGTGGGGCCCGGTACGCTCGAAAGTACGATGACAGAGGATCTCTCCCCGGCCGAGCGGTACGCGGCAGCCCGCAGGCGCGCTGCCGAGCAGGCCACCGCGCTCGCCTCCTTCCGCGAGATGTACGACTTCGGCCTCGACCCGTTCCAGATAGAGGCATGCCGGGCCCTGGAGGCGGGCAAGGGCGTGCTGGTCGCCGCGCCCACCGGCTCCGGCAAGACGATCGTGGGCGAGTTCGCCGTCCACCTCGCCCTCCAGCAGGGCAAGAAGTGCTTCTACACGACCCCCATCAAGGCGCTGTCGAACCAGAAGTACGCCGATCTGTGCCGCCGCTACGGCAGCGGCAAGGTGGGCCTGCTCACCGGCGACAACAGCGTGAACTCCGACGCCCCGGTGATCGTGATGACCACCGAGGTGCTGCGGAACATGCTGTACGCGGGTTCCCAGACCCTCCTCGGCCTCGGCTACGTGGTCATGGACGAGGTGCACTACCTCTCCGACCGCTTCCGGGGCGCCGTGTGGGAAGAGGTGATCATCCATCTTCCCGAGTCCGTGACGCTGGTGTCGCTGTCGGCGACCGTCTCCAACGCCGAGGAGTTCGGCGACTGGCTGGACACCGTGCGCGGCGACACCCAGGTGATCGTCTCCGAGCACCGGCCCGTGCCGCTGTTCCAGCACGTGCTCGCCGGGCGGCGGATGTACGACCTGTTCGAGGAGGGGGAGGGCCACAAGAAGGCCGTCAACCCCGACCTCATGCGGATGGCGCGGATGGAGGCGAGCCGCCCGTCCTATCCGGACCGGCGCCGTGGCCGGTCCATGCGCGAGGCCGACCGGGAGCGGGAACGCAGGCAGCGCTCCCGCGTGTGGACGCCGAGCCGGCCGGAGGTGATCGAGCGGCTCGACGCCGAGGGGCTGCTGCCCGCGATCACCTTCATCTTCAGCCGCGCCGCCTGCCAGGCCGCGGTCGAGCAGTGCCTGTACGCGGGCCTGCGGCTCAACGACCAGGAGGAGCGCGAGCAGGTCCGTGCGCTCGTCGAGGAGCGCACGTCCTCCATCCCGGCGGAGGACCTGCACGTCCTCGGCTACTACGAGTGGCTGGAGGGACTGGAGCGCGGCATCGCCGCCCACCACGCGGGCATGCTGCCGACCTTCAAGGAGGTCGTGGAGGAGCTGTTCGTGCGCGGCCTGGTCAAGGCGGTCTTCGCCACCGAGACCCTCGCCCTCGGCATCAACATGCCGGCCCGCTCGGTGGTGCTGGAGAAGCTGGTCAAGTGGAACGGCGAGCAGCACGCCGACATCACCCCCGGTGAGTTCACCCAGCTCACCGGCCGGGCGGGCCGCCGCGGCATCGATGTCGAGGGTCACGCCGTGGTGCTGTGGCAGCGCGGCATGAACCCCGAGCACCTCGCGGGCCTGGCCGGTACGCGCACCTACCCGCTGCGCTCCAGCTTCAAGCCGTCGTACAACATGGCGGTCAACCTCGTCGAGCAGTTCGGCCGGCACCGCTCGCGCGAGCTGCTGGAGACGTCCTTCGCGCAGTTCCAGGCCGACAAGTCGGTGGTCGGGATCTCCCGGCAGGTGCAGCGCAACGAGGAGGGGCTGGAGGGCTACAAGGCGTCCATGACCTGCCACCTCGGCGACTTCGAGGAGTACGCCCGGCTGCGCCGCGAGCTGAAGGACCGGGAGACCGAGCTGGCCCGGCAGGGCGCCGCCCAGCGGCGGGCCGAGGCGGCCGTCGCGCTGGAGAAGCTCAAGCCCGGTGACGTCATCCACGTGCCCACCGGCAAGTACGCGGGCCTGGCGCTGGTGCTCGACCCCGGGCTGCCCCCGGGCCGGTCCAACGGGCACCGCGGCTTCGATTACCAGGACGGCCCGCGCCCCCTGGTGCTGACCGCCGAGCGGCAGGTCAAGCGGCTGGCGGCGATCGACTTCCCGGTGCCCGTGGAGGCGCTGGAGCGGATGCGGATCCCGAAGTCCTTCAATCCGCGCTCACCGCAGTCCCGCCGCGACCTGGCCTCCGCGCTGCGCACCAAGGCCGGGCACATCCCGCCGGACCGGCACCGCAAGCGTCGCTCCCAGGCCGCCGACGACCGGGAGATCGCGCGGCTGCGCAAGGCGATCCGGGCCCACCCGTGCCACGGTTGCAGCGACCGTGAGGACCACGCCCGCTGGGCCGAGCGGTACCACCGGCTGCTGCGCGACACCTCGCAGCTCGAGCGTCGTATCGAGGGCCGGACCAACACCATCGCCCGCACCTTCGACCGGATCGTGGCGCTGCTGACGGAGCTGGACTACCTGCGCGGCGACGAGGTCACCGAGCACGGCAAGCGGCTCGCCCGGCTCTACGGCGAGCTCGACCTGCTCGCCAGCGAGTGCGTGCGCGAGGGCGTCTGGGAGGGCCTCGCCCCCGCCGAACTGGCGGCCTGCGTCTCGGCGCTGGTCTTCGAGGCCCGGGTCGCGGACGACGCGATGGCGCCCAAGCTGCCCTCGGGCAAGGCCAAGGCGGCGCTGGGCGAGATGGTCCGCATCTGGGGCCGTCTCGACGCGCTGGAGGAGGACTTCCGGATCAGCCAGACCGAGGGCGTGGGCCAGCGCGAGCCCGATCTCGGGTTCGCCTGGGCGGCGTACATGTGGGCCTCCGGCAAGGGTCTGGACGAGGTGCTGCGGGAGGCGGAGATGCCGGCCGGCGACTTCGTGCGCTGGTGCAAGCAGGTCATCGACGTCCTCGGCCAGATCGCGGCCGCCGCGCCGGCCGAGGGATCGACGGTGCCGAAGAACGCGCGCAAGGCCGTCGACGGGCTGCTGCGCGGCGTGGTGGCCTACTCCTCGGTCGGGTAG